In Granulicella sibirica, the sequence CTTCAGGCCGTCCTCACCTCCGCCTCGCCGGCGGAGAACACGCTGCGCAGCCCCGAAGCGGCGCGCGGCGTGGAAGAAGTCAACAAACCGTCAGCGGTCACCACGCCCGACCCGCATCCCGAGGCGGTACAGACGGCCTTCCTTACCCTGCCCGCCATCACCCGCGATGCTCGCAACGTACCCCGGCTTCGCCTTCGCAGCAATGTCCGCGTCGTGCGCATCGAGTTCATCATCGAGCCGCTCTTCGCCACCACCCAGTACTCCCTTGCGATCGTCAGCTCCGAGGGACGCCATCTCTGGACAAGCAGCCTTTCAAGACCGAAACTCGCGTCGTCGGCCCCGGCGAGGATCGCCGTTCCAGCTTCCATCTTCTCCCAAGGCCCGTACCACCTCCAGGTGCAAGATGAGAATGATCCCCAGAGCTTCAAAGACTACAGCTTCTACGTAAGCCGCTCGTAGCTTCCACGCCCGCGCGGTCCTGCCCTCCGGTCTTTCCGGTAAGCCCCAAAAAAACTGCGTTCGCCGAGTAATGGATCGGCCCCTTCGGACATAACAGCGCAGACGTGTCTGTATCTCTGATCTGTTGGAGAGCACGCCTCCCCGGGGCCCCGATCTCATTATCCAGATGGAGGTATACGCAGATGCACAGCCGCTCCCGCTCTCTTCTCGTCGTATTGGTTTTTCTCTTGAGCTTTGCGCCTGCGTTCGCAGCCGCCGCCAAGGCCGCCCCGGCGGAAAACTCAAGCAACAGCATCAAATTGACCGCTACCACGACTAAAAACGTGAGCGACTGTATCCACGTCGAAGCCGTCCTGCTCGCCGAAAAGCTCGCTGCCATGCAGTTCGGCGGCTTCGTCGGAAAGCACTATGCCGTCGTCAAGACCACCGTCTCGAACAAATGTGACAACCAGCAATTCATTCTGCACGACATCTATTTCGACTACAGAGACTGGGCGCTTAGCGGCGTCTTGAATAAGCAGGATACTCAGACCACCGCCAAAGCATCCGGAACCCAGAAGGACCCGGCAGCAGCTACAAAGGACACCGCAGCCTCTGCGAGGGATGCTAACACTGTCGCAAAGAAAACAAATCGGCAGGCAGCCGGCAAACAGCAGGACGATAACGGAACCGCCAGCACCGAATCCGGCAAGGTAGCCACCGTCGGAGCGCTGGACGTGGAAGTACAGGACGAGGCCGATGCCGTCTGGTCCGTCCGCAACAGCATGATCAAGGGTCTTACGCTCGCAGGCCAGGTGGCGACAGGGTATGCCTTCCTGGTAAGCGGCGAGGCCTCCAAGGGCATCAACGCCTACAACAGCGCCTTCGTCCAGAACCTGACCAATGCCTGGCCTGACCGCCGCATCGACCAGGAGAAAAATATTCTCTCCTTCGGTTATCGCACAGACCGCACCACCGCCGTCGCAAAAGATGACCACGGGTCCTACTACGCCTTCTTTCCCCTCGAGACCTTCCTCTATCCCACGCTCAACAAGCTTTTTCTGAGGGACCCAGCGATCTTCCTAAGCTCCCCCGAGGCGCTTCTCAATGCGTGGTTGCAACCCGTCAGTAAATCGCGTACAAATAAGGACCTTCAACCGGTCATCGACATGCTGCTCGATCTCGCCGACGCAGTCGATAGGCGGGCAGCAAACATCACTGGTTACCAACCACCACCGGTCGACATCGAAACCGATCCAAAGAGGAAGATCGCCAACCTTCTGACGGACATCGGCTCGCCTCTGGAGGAGGTTTGTGACGCTGCCGAGACCGAGCCATCTCCTCATAACAAATACCTGTGCCTCAAATACCGCGGCGAGAAAAACCTCTTCCAGCATGCAAGCCTGAACTCTGTCAAAATCGCCGTTCGCGGCATCATGACAGTTGCCACCAACGCTGTTCCCCCAATCATCGACAAGGTCGTCTTCGACAACGAGAAGACGGGTGCGGCTCTTTGGACGTTGTCCACCCCGTCCGATGGCACTCCTGTCGCCTCGCCCCCCGGCTGCACCTTGACCGACGCTCCTAAGACCCTCACCGCCACCGTAACCGGAAAGTTCCTCACCGCCGGAACTCCCGCCATCACCTCCATCACTCTGGCCGACGGCACGACCGCAGATACGGACTGCTACATCGGCAAGATCATTGCCGATCCGCTCAAGTCTGGAGATGGCAGCATCCCCTTCAGCGTCCAGTTACTCCAGACGCTCGAGAGCGGAGCCAAACTCTCGTTCCAGGTCACCCGCACCGTCGATCCCTCGGACGAACCAGGTGGCGGCGACAGCGGCAGCGCAAATAAACAGCTCACGAGTTCGACTTACGACTACACGCTCCAGTTTGAACCCGGAGCACCGCAGCTCACCGCCGTCGCCATCGACAAGGATACCGACCCCGCTAGCTGGAAACCCGGAGCCACACTCACCGGCGAGGTCACCGGAACCAACCTCACCGGTGCCACACTCACCGCAACCGCCCTTCCGCCCGATGGCAAATCCGTCACCCTCTCGCCAACCACAACCACCTCATCCCCCGCCAAGCTTACCTTCTCCCTCACCCTCCCAGCGCAGGCGATCCCAGCCGGCTCGCAGCTCACCTTCATCGCGAACCACGCCTCCGCCACCGGTGCGAAACTCACCAGCAACTCCAGCCGGTACTCCGTTCCCAAAACCGCCACAACCCCCACCACGTCTTCAAACTCCACCTCAAAGATCACAACCAGGAAACCCGCCGCCCCCAAACCAAAGCACCAGTAGCCCCCCCACCGGCCCGTTCCTCACCCCCACTCCCACGGCGGAGGGTGAGGGACGGCCCTTCCTGCAACCGGCCTGCCTCCGCTAGCATGGGTCACCTCTTTTCTGAAGCGGTCGAACCTGGAGTCGTCGTTGAGTACACACATGCCAAAGAACAATCTGCTGCACCAACTCGGAATGAACGACCACTTCGAAATCCTCGATACCCTCGCTCGGACCCCGATCGGCGAGCTCCGCCGCATCCTGCACCCTCACGACGAGGTCGGGTTCCGCTCTGGCGACGATCGCTCGTATCTCGACCTGCGCCGCAGGCTCGACGAGGCCCTTGATGCTCTCACCCTCCTCGAGATCGGCCTCCAGCTCGGTCTTTACGATACCGCCGTCCTCGACACACTCATTCCCCCAGGCTTCCGTCTTCTGGTCGAGGGCGAAGCTCGCGAGGCCCTTCTCCGCTATGCCGGAGCCTATCTCTACTTCGGCGTCCGCATGCTCGCCGGCAGGCTCGTTGAGAAGGAGGGCGGCATCGACTGGCCCGCTGTGCGCCTCGCCCGCCGCGGTCCCCAGCCGTGCACCCGCTCCGCGCCCAACCAGCCGCCGCCTCCTGCCAGCGAGACAAACCCACGCTTCTTCCACATCGCAACCCCGCCCACCCCCGCCCACGAAAGCGTTTCAGATGCCGATGCCCTAGCCCTCCGCTCCGCACAGTTCCTTCGATTCTTAGAACTGCAGCGCGGAGTCTGGAAAGAGGCCCTCCAGTTCCTCGACGACTTCCACGAAGACCCGGCCGCTGCCGAGGGCCACGCCTCGGGGGAGTCCGCGCAGTACGAGCTCTGGCTTCGCGGCCTCATCACTGAGGAGTGGCAGAAGTACGATCCCTCCATTCCAACCACCGCCGAGCAGGACCATGCAAGGGCTAGGGCGCGGACCGAAGCTGAGAATCAGCATCGGCGCTTCGACCGCATCACCAAAGGCTTGACCGAATGGCTCGACGCGCGCGTCAGTTTTTATCTGCCCTCATGGCATAGCCTCTCTCCCCTTCAGAGGAAGCAGGCCCGCGGCACCGACGCCCTCCGTGTCCAGGATCCCGTCGCAGCGCGCTTCGCCCTTGCCGATATCTACTGGATCGCCCGCCTCCTCCGCGCCGAAGTCTCCGGCAAGGCGTCCGTAACATACGCGCGAGCGCCATGGACTCAGCTCCTTCGCTTCCATGCCACCCTGCACGCCGACGATGATCTCGCCGAACGGCTTCGCGATCAGCAGGAGATCATTCGCTCCATCTTTGACTTTGTCTGCGATCTCGCCCAGAACGCCGTCGCCATCAGTGAAGAGGTCGAGCTCGCCGCGCTCATTCCGGAGATGTACAACGGCACCGCCAACCAGGCGCCCCGAACCTGGCCCTGGAGGCCCGTCTTTAATGAGGAACTCACCCTCCTCGAGCAGCAGAGGAAGCGCCGCGCCTACATGGACTTAGTCCCACCACCGCCCGACACGCCTCCATGCCGGTGCAAGCAGTCCCCCTGGGCCCAGCGCCTCATCACCGGGGTCGAGCCCCACAACCGCGTGGGACTCGCCTTCTCGGGAGGAGGCGTCCGCAGCGCAAGCTTCAATCTCGGCGTGCTTCAGGGCCTCCAAGGCTTCGATCTCCTCCGCCAGGTCGACTATATCTCCACCGTCTCCGGCGGAGGCTTCATCGGAGCATGGCTGGTCGGAAACGTACAGCGCACCCGCCATTGGCTCGGCAAAACAACCTGCTGGGACGAGTCCGTCACCCACCTCCGCGCTTACTCCAGCTATCTCGCCCCCATCACCGGCATCCTCAGCGCGGATACCTGGGTCCTCGCCGCTAGTTGGATCCGCAATACCTTCCTCGTACAGCTCTCTGGCCTCGTTACCCTCTTCACCTTGCTGCTCTTAGTCCTCGCCGCCCGCATGGGCTTCGTGTCTCTCGCTACCTTGCGGGGAGGCATGCTGGACCGTGCCGGCTCCGTCGTAGGTCTTCTTGGCCTGCTTGTCATGTTTGGGATCATTCGTAACTTCATCTGGAACAGAACGGAGAACGGTAAGGATCCACGCGCCAGCCATCGCCTTCTTTTGTACCTCGTCCTCCCCGCCTGGCTCGGATCCTTTCTCCTCTCGGCCATCCTCTGGGCGGAGGCTCACGACATCGATTGGCTGGCGAGCTTCGGGACTCTTCAGTACTCCCACATCCTAGTTGGGTCGCCCAAGCTCCTACGGTGGATCACCGTCGGCGACCTCGTCTTCATGTCCATTATCGCCTGGTTCGCCCTCAAGCCGACCGTCCCCACCGCATTCGTCGATGCGCCCGGCAGCGAGTCCATGAGTCCCGCCGACGCCAACAAGATTCCCCAGGACGCCGCCGCGCACAAGCAGGCCGCCGTCGAGGTCAGAAAGGCTGAGATACACAACGCCCAGGCCGGGCACGAGAGCGGCGACGCCTGCCCCGCCACGCCCACTCAGACCCGCCTTGAGCTCGTATGGGCAAGAATCAAGCTTCACATCGTGGACGCGCGCCCCATCCGCCGCCGCCTCTGGCGCTCCGCCTGGATCAGCATCCTGTGCGCCATCGTCCTCTATCTCGTGCTCTGTGCCATCCTCTTCCTCTTCCTCAACTTAATATCGAAGCCGGACCTTCTCGCCATGGACTCCTTCGCCTTCGTCTTCGGTCCTGCGCTTGTGCTCACCGCATTCACTCTCAGCGTCGTCCTCTACATCGGCCTCTCCGGCCGCGTCTCGAACGAGCCGCAGCGCGAGTGGTGGACCCGTTATGGAGCATGGCTCACCATCTTCGCCACCGTCGGACTCGGTCTCTCCGCCGCGGCCGTCCTCGGGCCGGAGCTCATCCTATGGCTTGCGAAAAAATCCGGCGGGCAAACCTATGACTGGAAGAGCATCCTAACAGGACTCGGCAGCGTCATCACAACCATCGGAGGCGGTCTTTTCGCCGGAAAGAGCAGCAAGACAACCGGTGGAGAGGGAACCGGCAAAAAGTTCTGGCTCGAGCTCTGCGCCAAAATCGGAGCCCTCGTCTTCATCCTCAGCTTTAGTATCGGAGCCGCATTCGTCCTCTATCTCCTCCTCGTCAAACTGGCCACCAACGACGTAGCGGGCAACTACTGGAAGACCCTCGACGATCTCTCGACCGGACCGTTCTTTCCCCTCAAATGTACGTTTCACCTTACGCAGTGGACGTTTCCCGCGGGACGGATCTTCGCGCTCATTCTTCTCGTCGCTGCCTTCCTCACCTGGCTCTTCTCGAAGTACTTCGACATTAACCTGTTCGGCCTCAGCCAGTTCTATCGCAACCGGCTCGTCCGTTGCTATCTCGGAGCCACACGCTGGGCGCCCGGGGTGCGCCGGCCCCATCCCTTCACCAAGTTCGACTTCGACGATGACATCTTCCTCAGCGATCTCAAGAACGACTTCCGCGGACCCTTCCCCATCTTCAACTGCACCCTTAACCTAACCGGAAGCACCGACCTCTCCATCCGCAGCCGCCACAGCGCCTCCTTCTCTCTCACACCCCTGCGCTGCGGAGCCGACCGCCCCAGGGTCGGTTACGCTCCCACCGGCCTCAGCCGTCCTGACCAGCAGGCACCATCCTTCGCCGGAGGCGTCCTCCTCGGCCAGGCCGTCGCCATCTCCGGAGCCGCCGTAAGCTCCAACATGGGCTACAACACCTCGCCCCTCGTCGCCCTCCTCCTCACCATGTTCAACGTCCGCCTCGGATGGTGGTTCCCGAACCCCGGCCAATCCCGTTGGATGGAAAAGCTCCTGCCAACTAGCTTCTTCTATCTGGTCAAGGAGCTGTTCGGCATCGCAAGCGATGATCGAAAGTTCCTCGACATCTCAGACGGCGGGCACTTTGAAAATCTAGGTGTCTACGAGCTCATCCGCAGGCGCTGCAAGGTCATCATTGCAAGCGACGCCGAATGCGATGAAGACCTCGAGTTCGGGGGGCTCGGAAACCTCGTCCGCATCTGTGCTACGGATTTCGGAGCCATCATCGACATCGATGTCAAAGCGATTCGGGAGCGGAAGGAGGGCCGCAGCCTAGAGCACTGCACCGTCGGCAAGATCAAGTACAGCAACGGAAGCATCGGCTATCTTCTCTATCTCAAGGCCTCCGTCACCGGAGACGAAGACATCGGGATCGCCCAGTATCGCTCCGCGCATCCATCTTTTCCTCACGAGGCCACCTCCGATCAGTTCTTCACCGAGGGCCAGTTCGAGAGCTATCGCAAGCTCGGCCTCCACATCGTGCGCTACGCTCTCCGTGGAACGGCTCCCGGAGCAAACCCGCTCGAGATCGCGGAAAGGCTCAGTGATGTCTTCGCTCCCAAGACAGTCTCGAACGACGCATTCCTCCGCCACACCCAGACCATGCAGAACCTATGGTCCGAGTGCGCGAACACAGTCGCCCTGCAAGCCTTCGCCACCGAACTGATGACAACTCACCAGGCCCAGGTTCCGCGGGCCGGATCTTTCGTCATCCTCCATGACGACGAACTCTGCATGGCCCTCAAGTTCATCCAGCTGATGGAAGATGTCTTTCTCGACCTGCGGCTGGACGACTACTGGGATCATCCCGACAACCGCGGCTGGGCCATCATGTTCATGCGCTGGGCGCGCAGCCCCCGCTTTCAGCGTGCTTGGATCCAGACCCGCCGAACCTTCGGCATCCGCTTCGAATATTTTTGCGAAGCCCGCCTCGGCTTGACGCGGGATATTCCCATAGTCCGCATTTAGTAGCGGAAGACAACTTCACATGGAAGAGAGTGTTACGTTCCATCAAGTCTACGCATGACCGAAGACGAACCATGGCGAGGATGAGCAGAACCTCTACATAGTGAAGGAATTTACCGCGAAGCGCAGTGGTGATAGAGAGCGGAAGGAAGATG encodes:
- a CDS encoding patatin-like phospholipase family protein yields the protein MPKNNLLHQLGMNDHFEILDTLARTPIGELRRILHPHDEVGFRSGDDRSYLDLRRRLDEALDALTLLEIGLQLGLYDTAVLDTLIPPGFRLLVEGEAREALLRYAGAYLYFGVRMLAGRLVEKEGGIDWPAVRLARRGPQPCTRSAPNQPPPPASETNPRFFHIATPPTPAHESVSDADALALRSAQFLRFLELQRGVWKEALQFLDDFHEDPAAAEGHASGESAQYELWLRGLITEEWQKYDPSIPTTAEQDHARARARTEAENQHRRFDRITKGLTEWLDARVSFYLPSWHSLSPLQRKQARGTDALRVQDPVAARFALADIYWIARLLRAEVSGKASVTYARAPWTQLLRFHATLHADDDLAERLRDQQEIIRSIFDFVCDLAQNAVAISEEVELAALIPEMYNGTANQAPRTWPWRPVFNEELTLLEQQRKRRAYMDLVPPPPDTPPCRCKQSPWAQRLITGVEPHNRVGLAFSGGGVRSASFNLGVLQGLQGFDLLRQVDYISTVSGGGFIGAWLVGNVQRTRHWLGKTTCWDESVTHLRAYSSYLAPITGILSADTWVLAASWIRNTFLVQLSGLVTLFTLLLLVLAARMGFVSLATLRGGMLDRAGSVVGLLGLLVMFGIIRNFIWNRTENGKDPRASHRLLLYLVLPAWLGSFLLSAILWAEAHDIDWLASFGTLQYSHILVGSPKLLRWITVGDLVFMSIIAWFALKPTVPTAFVDAPGSESMSPADANKIPQDAAAHKQAAVEVRKAEIHNAQAGHESGDACPATPTQTRLELVWARIKLHIVDARPIRRRLWRSAWISILCAIVLYLVLCAILFLFLNLISKPDLLAMDSFAFVFGPALVLTAFTLSVVLYIGLSGRVSNEPQREWWTRYGAWLTIFATVGLGLSAAAVLGPELILWLAKKSGGQTYDWKSILTGLGSVITTIGGGLFAGKSSKTTGGEGTGKKFWLELCAKIGALVFILSFSIGAAFVLYLLLVKLATNDVAGNYWKTLDDLSTGPFFPLKCTFHLTQWTFPAGRIFALILLVAAFLTWLFSKYFDINLFGLSQFYRNRLVRCYLGATRWAPGVRRPHPFTKFDFDDDIFLSDLKNDFRGPFPIFNCTLNLTGSTDLSIRSRHSASFSLTPLRCGADRPRVGYAPTGLSRPDQQAPSFAGGVLLGQAVAISGAAVSSNMGYNTSPLVALLLTMFNVRLGWWFPNPGQSRWMEKLLPTSFFYLVKELFGIASDDRKFLDISDGGHFENLGVYELIRRRCKVIIASDAECDEDLEFGGLGNLVRICATDFGAIIDIDVKAIRERKEGRSLEHCTVGKIKYSNGSIGYLLYLKASVTGDEDIGIAQYRSAHPSFPHEATSDQFFTEGQFESYRKLGLHIVRYALRGTAPGANPLEIAERLSDVFAPKTVSNDAFLRHTQTMQNLWSECANTVALQAFATELMTTHQAQVPRAGSFVILHDDELCMALKFIQLMEDVFLDLRLDDYWDHPDNRGWAIMFMRWARSPRFQRAWIQTRRTFGIRFEYFCEARLGLTRDIPIVRI